The DNA sequence GGGAATTTTATGAAAAAAACAATGTTTTATCTCTTAATAATGGACCTCACTATGTTGGTTCTGGTGGAGTTGGTTTTACAGACCAATTACCACAACCAGATTTTGACGGAATACATGTAAGAATTAAAGACCTTTGGGGACATGCAACAACCCAAATTTTTTCTCTTGTTTCTCCACAGATGCATGAGGAATTTGCTTTAAAATATGAAGGAAGATTTTTGAGTAAATTTGGATTTAACTGTTATGGATGCTGTGAGCCATTGCATAAAAAAATAGATATTATTTTCAAACATATACCAAGATTAAGACGTCTTTCAATGAGTCCCTGGGTTGATATTGGAGAAGCAGCAGAAAAACTTGGGAAAAGAGCAATTTTTTCATGGAAACCAAATCCATCTTTTATGGCTTCAGATACATGGGAAGATGATTACATAAGAAAAACAATTACAGATGCATGTGAAAAAACAAAAAATTGTGTTATTGAAATAATACTTAAGGATATACATACTTGCAGAAATAAACCAGAAAGAATATCAAACTGGGTTAAAATTGCAAAAGAAATAGCGGAAAAATATTAAATGGAAAATAAAAAGAAAATCTCAATATGGGAAGATAAAATACCTTATTCAAAAGGAAATTCAGAGGAAGATATACCAAAATTGACTCCTTATTTAATTGAAAATAAAAAAAATAATCCATGTATAATTGTTTTCCCTGGAGGTGGATATTCTGTTAGGGCGCCTCATGAAAAGGAACCTATTGCTTTATGGTTAAATAGAATAGGAATATCTGCATTTGTTCTTGATTATCGTGTTTCTCCTTACAGATATCCTGTTCCCTTTCTTGATGCGCAGAGAAGTATAAGATTTGTAAGATATAATGCTGAAAAATTTAATATAGACCCAAATCGTATAGGAATAATTGGTTTTTCTGCAGGAGGACATCTTGCTTCTCTTACAGGAGTTCATTTTGATTATGGAAAAAAAGAGAATGACCCGATTGAAAAAATTTCTTTAAGACCTGATTTATTAATTCTGTGTTATCCTGTTATTTCATTTTTAAATTACAGCCATCAGGGTTGTATAAAAAATTTTCTTGGAGAAAATATAGATAAAGAAATTCTTGAATTTTTATCATCTGAAAAACAGGTCAAGAAAGATACTCCACCGTGTTTTATTTGGCATACTCAGAATGATGATGTTGTTCCTGTTCAGCACAGTATTTTATTTGCTCTATCCCTTAAAGAAAAAAATATTGATTTTGAACTTCATATTTTTGAAAAAGGACTTCATGGGCTTGGACTTGCAGAAAATGATTTTTCAGTTTCTTACTGGACTATTTTATGTGAAAAATGGTTAAGGAAACATAATTTTTAAAAGGAGTTAAAAATGAAGATAGCGATAATCGGAGCGGGAAGTTTAGGATTTACAAAAAGATTTATCATTGATATTATAAGTGTTCCAGAATTAAGAAATTTTACACTTGCTTTAAATGATATTGATGAGGAAAGATTGAATTTAATAACAAAATGGGCAAATGCTTTAAAAAAACAGGAAAATTTAAAAATTGAAATTTTATCTTCAACTGATAGAAAAGATGTTATTAAAAATTCTGACTATATTATAAATACAATCAGAGTAGGAGGACTTGAAGCATTTGAACTTGATGTTTCTATTCCGAGGAAATATGGGGTTCATCAGGCAGTCGGAGATACAGTTGGTCCAGGTGGTGTATTTTATGCTTTAAGAACAATTCCAGTTTTACTTGAAATATGTGAGGATATTAAAAAATTATGTCCGGATGCATGGTTTTTGAATTATACAAATCCAATGGCAATGAATACATGGGCAATGATAAAATACGGACATAAAAAAGTTGTTGGACTTTGTCACAGTATTCAGGGAACTGCCTGGCAATTATCAAGTTATATAGGAGTACCCTATGAAGAAGTTTATTACTGGGCAGCAGGAATAAATCATATGTCATGGTTTCTTGAATTTAAAAGAAATGGAAAAGACCTTTATCCTGAATTATTTGAAGCAATGAAAAACCCTGAAATTTTCAAAAAAGACCCTGTGAGATTTGAAATAATGAAACATTTTGGATATTTTGTAAGTGAGTCAAGTTTTCATATGGCTGAATATGTTCCATATTTCAACAAAAAGAAAGAACTTATAAATAAATTCAATACGCATGGATGGATATATCTTGATGTTTGTAAGAATGCTTATGACCCTGCAACTGAAAAATTAAAAAAAGAGGCAGAGGGTAAAGAAAAAATTGAAATATCAAGGAGTAACGAATATTGTTCATATATAATCCATGCACTTGAAACTGGATGTATTTTAAGATTTAACGGAAATGTTTTGAATGATGAAATAATAGATAATTTACCTTATGGATGCTGTGTTGAAGTTCCATGCTATGCAGAAAAAGGAAATATAAGGCCTGCAAAAGTTGGAAATTTACCAATCCAGTGTGCTTCTTTAAACAGATTAAATATAAATGTTCAGGAAATTACTGTTGAGGCAGCAATTAAAAGAAAAAAATCACTTGTATATCAAGCAGTTGCACTTGACCCTTTAACAGGAGCAGTATTATCACTTGAAGAAATAAAAAATATGGTTGATGAAATGTTTGAAAAAGAAAAGGAATATTTACCAGAATTTACTGATTAATTGAAAATGTATAAAACAGGGATTGGTTTTGATATTCATAAGTTTGCTGAAGGAAGAAAATTTATAATTGGAGGTATTGAAATTCCTTATGAAAAAGGGCTTATTGGACATAGTGATGGAGATGTTTTAATTCATTCAATAAGTGATGCAATACTTGGAGCACTTGGAAGACCCGATATTGGATATTACTTTCCAGATACTGATGAAAAAATAAAAGGAATAGATAGTAAAGAGATATTAAAAAGAGTGATTGGATTTTTAAAAGATGATAGATATGAAATAGTTAATATTGATAGTGTGATTATATGTGAAAAGCCAAAAATCCTTCCATATTCTGAAAAAATAAAAAAATCCCTTTCTGAAGTAATTGGTATAGAAAAAGAAAAAATAAATATAAAAGGAAAAACAACAGAAGGGATTGATAAAGGTAATTACTGTGCTTGTATTTCAATTGTATTAATTTCTAAAAAATAAGTTTTAAAGCAGAAAGAAAAGCAAGAATTTGGACAATTTGATTAAATACTTTTTGAGGGATTTTTTTTAAAAAGAATATTCCAGAAATTGCTCCAATACAAACACAAGGGAATAGAAGTAAATTGAGTTTCAAAGAATAAAAATTTATAAGTCCAAGATTTACACTGAAGGGGACTTTAAACCAGTTTAAAATAAAAAAATACCATGCTCCTGTTCCAACAAATTCTGTCTTTGGTAGTTTCATTGCAAGTAAATAAATTATTAAAATTGGTCCTGCTGCATTTGCCATCATTGTTGTAATTCCGGCAAAAAGTCCCATTATTACAGCAAAATAAAATTTTTCAGGTACTTTAATTTCTTTTTTATTCCACCACCAGTTTAGAAAAAGAATTGTAAGAATTACAAGACCAATAAATTTGCTCAACTGTTTATCATTTATTTTTCCCATTAAAAAATATCCTATAATTATTCCAGTTGCGGCAAATGGTAAAAGACGAAGGATATACTTCCAAACCGCTTTTCTTCTATAATAAGTTACTGCAAATATATCTCCCATTATAAGCATAGGTAAAATCAAACCAGTGGATGCTTTTGCAGGTAAAATCATAGCAGTTAAAGGAATTGCAAGAATACCAACTCCTGGAATCCCTGTTTTTGAGACACCAATTAAAAAAGCATATAATTCCAGCAAAAAAAGTTTAAAATGACTTAAATTATATATACTTTCCATTTTTGCCTTTAAATTTATAATTTTATCCTCTTTATGTCAAATTGATTTTTGACAAAAAATTTTCATATATTAAACTTATATCTGTGAAAAATTTTGTTTTTATTATTTTTTTATTTCTAATGGAGCAATTTATAATGGCTGAAAATTTTGACTGGATGAATAATCTGAAAAAAGAAAGACCGAGATTGATTTTAAATGATAAAGTTGTTGAAGATATAAAAACTCTAATAAAAAATGATGATACTTGCAAAAAAATTTATGTAAAGATAAAGGAAAATGCAGAAAAAATCTGTGATGAACCTGTTTCAAAATATGAAATTCCAGATGGATTGAGATTGCTTTATGTTTCAATAAAAGTTCTAAACAGAGTTTATACACTTTCACTTGTTTATAAAATTGAGGGAAATAAGAAATATTTAGAAAGATTATGGAATGAAATCTATACCGCAGGAAATTTTCCTGACTGGAATCCAAAACATTTTCTTGATACTGCGGAAATGGCTCATGCTTTTGCAATTGCTTATGACTGGTGTTATTATGACTGGACAGAGGACCAGAGAAAGATAATACGAGAAGCACTTTTAAATAAGGCATTGAAGGTCGCTTTGGATTGTTATGAAGGGAAAATTCCTTATGGCTGGTGGACAAGGTCAAAACATAACTGGAATCAGGTATGTAATGGTGGAATTGGGATTGCATGTCTTTCTCTTTTAGATGAATATCCTGAAATATGTTCAAAAATTCTTGATAATATTATGAAATCATTACCCCTTGCAATGAAAGAATTTGCTCCTGATGGTGGTTGGGGAGAAGGCCCTGGATATTGGGCTTATGCAACTGAATATAATTTTATCTTTCTTACTTATCTTGATAACTGTATAAATTATAATTTTGATTTCTGGAATTATGAAGGTGTATCTGAAACAGGATTTTTCCCGATATATATAACCGGACCTGTTGATAAAACTTTTAATTTTGCAGATAGTGGTGACGGACCAGTAAGAAGTTCCCAGTTATTTTACTTATCAAAAAAATTTAAAAAGCCTGTTTTTGCCTGGTATCCAATTAA is a window from the bacterium genome containing:
- the ispF gene encoding 2-C-methyl-D-erythritol 2,4-cyclodiphosphate synthase gives rise to the protein MYKTGIGFDIHKFAEGRKFIIGGIEIPYEKGLIGHSDGDVLIHSISDAILGALGRPDIGYYFPDTDEKIKGIDSKEILKRVIGFLKDDRYEIVNIDSVIICEKPKILPYSEKIKKSLSEVIGIEKEKINIKGKTTEGIDKGNYCACISIVLISKK
- a CDS encoding alpha/beta hydrolase, which translates into the protein MENKKKISIWEDKIPYSKGNSEEDIPKLTPYLIENKKNNPCIIVFPGGGYSVRAPHEKEPIALWLNRIGISAFVLDYRVSPYRYPVPFLDAQRSIRFVRYNAEKFNIDPNRIGIIGFSAGGHLASLTGVHFDYGKKENDPIEKISLRPDLLILCYPVISFLNYSHQGCIKNFLGENIDKEILEFLSSEKQVKKDTPPCFIWHTQNDDVVPVQHSILFALSLKEKNIDFELHIFEKGLHGLGLAENDFSVSYWTILCEKWLRKHNF
- a CDS encoding heparinase II/III family protein: MEQFIMAENFDWMNNLKKERPRLILNDKVVEDIKTLIKNDDTCKKIYVKIKENAEKICDEPVSKYEIPDGLRLLYVSIKVLNRVYTLSLVYKIEGNKKYLERLWNEIYTAGNFPDWNPKHFLDTAEMAHAFAIAYDWCYYDWTEDQRKIIREALLNKALKVALDCYEGKIPYGWWTRSKHNWNQVCNGGIGIACLSLLDEYPEICSKILDNIMKSLPLAMKEFAPDGGWGEGPGYWAYATEYNFIFLTYLDNCINYNFDFWNYEGVSETGFFPIYITGPVDKTFNFADSGDGPVRSSQLFYLSKKFKKPVFAWYPIKYPRYHPLDLIWFTDYSDSEKENLPLDKYFRYVEVVTMRTSWNNRDALFVGFKGGRNNFNHSHLDIGSFVFDAYGYRWIIDLGLDNYNLPGYFGKNRWDFYRLRAEGHNTIVINPSEKFDQEPDAISKIVNFGSKNEYSFAISDLTDAYRKYAKSVKRGILLNKKEKFLLIQDEIELKEKGEIWWFLHTGCDIEIGESKKEVILKQKNTELKVKVISPSDAQFLIMDAKPLSSSPNPTGQNENKGIKKIALNFKNTDNLRISVILVPLKPGNKFSPFTPSLIPLNDWQ
- a CDS encoding alpha-glucosidase/alpha-galactosidase → MKIAIIGAGSLGFTKRFIIDIISVPELRNFTLALNDIDEERLNLITKWANALKKQENLKIEILSSTDRKDVIKNSDYIINTIRVGGLEAFELDVSIPRKYGVHQAVGDTVGPGGVFYALRTIPVLLEICEDIKKLCPDAWFLNYTNPMAMNTWAMIKYGHKKVVGLCHSIQGTAWQLSSYIGVPYEEVYYWAAGINHMSWFLEFKRNGKDLYPELFEAMKNPEIFKKDPVRFEIMKHFGYFVSESSFHMAEYVPYFNKKKELINKFNTHGWIYLDVCKNAYDPATEKLKKEAEGKEKIEISRSNEYCSYIIHALETGCILRFNGNVLNDEIIDNLPYGCCVEVPCYAEKGNIRPAKVGNLPIQCASLNRLNINVQEITVEAAIKRKKSLVYQAVALDPLTGAVLSLEEIKNMVDEMFEKEKEYLPEFTD
- a CDS encoding sulfite exporter TauE/SafE family protein; this encodes MESIYNLSHFKLFLLELYAFLIGVSKTGIPGVGILAIPLTAMILPAKASTGLILPMLIMGDIFAVTYYRRKAVWKYILRLLPFAATGIIIGYFLMGKINDKQLSKFIGLVILTILFLNWWWNKKEIKVPEKFYFAVIMGLFAGITTMMANAAGPILIIYLLAMKLPKTEFVGTGAWYFFILNWFKVPFSVNLGLINFYSLKLNLLLFPCVCIGAISGIFFLKKIPQKVFNQIVQILAFLSALKLIF